The following coding sequences are from one Rathayibacter sp. SW19 window:
- a CDS encoding cold-shock protein: MPSGKVKFYDDDKGFGFISSDDGQEVFLHASALPAGTVVKAGTRLEFGIADGKRGAQALSVRVLDAPPSLSKMTRKSADDMAIILEDLVKLLDGIGTNLKRGKYPDSAHGRKIAAVLRKVADDLDA, from the coding sequence ATGCCATCCGGCAAGGTCAAGTTCTACGACGACGACAAAGGTTTTGGCTTCATCAGCTCTGATGACGGCCAGGAGGTGTTTCTGCACGCCTCCGCTTTGCCTGCCGGCACAGTGGTGAAAGCGGGCACTCGCCTCGAGTTCGGAATAGCCGACGGCAAGCGCGGCGCTCAGGCACTATCTGTGCGCGTGTTAGACGCTCCGCCGAGCCTGTCGAAGATGACCCGCAAGTCTGCCGACGATATGGCCATAATCCTCGAAGACCTCGTCAAACTGCTCGATGGCATCGGCACCAACCTCAAGCGGGGCAAATACCCTGACAGCGCTCACGGCCGCAAGATCGCAGCCGTCTTGCGCAAGGTTGCGGACGATCTGGATGCCTGA
- the serC gene encoding phosphoserine transaminase, which produces MPDIAIPLELLPADGRFGCGPSRVRAEQVAALSAAGATLLGTSHRQAPVKSLVGRVRDGISSLFRVPDDYEVVLGNGGSTAFWDAAAFSLIERRSQNLTFGEFSQKFAKAASAPWLQTPEVISAPVGSRSTAVATPGIDVYAWPHNETSTGVMAPVERVHGDAGALTVIDATSAAGGIDFDASEADVYYFAPQKNLASDGGLWLALFSPAAIERVERIAASDRYIPEFLSLNNAITNSRLNQTLNTPALSTLVLLENQVHWINDNGGLGWASARTAESSRALYDWADSVEYATPFVADPADRSQVVVTIDFEGIDAAVISSVLRANGIVDTEPYRKLGRNQLRIGTFTAVDPSDVRALIASIEYTVEHIG; this is translated from the coding sequence ATGCCAGACATCGCGATCCCGCTTGAGTTGCTACCCGCCGACGGACGATTCGGTTGCGGCCCCTCTCGGGTTCGTGCAGAACAGGTCGCTGCATTGTCTGCAGCCGGGGCAACACTCCTCGGAACATCGCACCGCCAAGCGCCCGTCAAGTCGCTCGTCGGGCGCGTTCGCGACGGCATCAGTTCACTGTTTCGCGTTCCAGACGATTACGAGGTGGTGCTCGGCAACGGCGGTTCAACAGCGTTCTGGGATGCCGCCGCCTTCTCTCTGATCGAGCGCCGAAGCCAAAACCTCACGTTCGGCGAATTCAGTCAGAAGTTCGCGAAGGCGGCGAGTGCACCGTGGCTGCAGACGCCCGAGGTCATCAGCGCGCCTGTCGGTTCCCGCAGCACCGCCGTGGCGACACCAGGCATCGATGTGTATGCGTGGCCGCACAACGAGACCTCGACCGGCGTCATGGCACCGGTCGAGCGCGTTCACGGCGACGCCGGTGCGCTCACCGTGATCGATGCCACCAGCGCTGCGGGCGGAATCGATTTCGACGCATCCGAAGCGGATGTCTACTACTTCGCTCCGCAGAAGAACCTCGCGTCAGACGGCGGGCTGTGGCTTGCGCTGTTCTCGCCCGCCGCGATCGAACGAGTCGAGCGCATCGCAGCATCCGATCGCTACATTCCCGAGTTCCTCAGCCTGAATAACGCGATCACCAATTCACGTCTCAATCAGACCCTCAACACCCCCGCACTGTCCACACTGGTGTTGCTCGAGAATCAGGTGCACTGGATCAACGACAACGGCGGGCTGGGGTGGGCATCCGCTCGCACCGCGGAGTCGTCACGCGCCCTGTATGACTGGGCAGATTCAGTGGAGTATGCGACACCGTTCGTCGCGGACCCTGCTGACCGGTCGCAAGTCGTCGTGACGATCGACTTCGAGGGCATCGACGCGGCTGTGATCTCCAGCGTGCTGCGTGCCAACGGCATCGTCGACACCGAGCCATATCGCAAGCTGGGGCGCAATCAACTGCGGATCGGCACGTTCACGGCCGTCGACCCGTCGGACGTGCGCGCGTTGATCGCCTCAATCGAATACACGGTCGAGCACATCGGCTGA
- a CDS encoding metal-dependent transcriptional regulator, translating into MTDLVDTTEMYLRTILDLEEENIVPLRARISERIGHSGPTVSQTIGRMERDGLVVVSDDRHLQLTTEGRRRAVHVMRKHRLAERLLSDVIGLEWEYVHDEACRWEHVMSEQVERKILDILGHPTESPYGTPIPSLDDGGHSLSTVFLAGVKNLVDLVADAPEPVSADVRRLGEPVQFDPELLGQLRQAGVIPGSTGTFSAAASYVLVQMDGYAEGLELPHEVASHIFVSA; encoded by the coding sequence ATGACCGATCTCGTTGACACCACCGAAATGTATCTGCGAACGATTCTCGATCTGGAAGAAGAGAACATCGTTCCGTTGCGAGCGCGCATTTCGGAGCGGATCGGCCATTCCGGCCCGACGGTGTCGCAGACGATCGGCCGTATGGAGCGCGACGGTCTCGTTGTCGTCTCAGACGACCGCCACCTGCAGCTGACCACAGAAGGCCGCCGCCGCGCGGTGCACGTGATGCGCAAACATCGGCTCGCCGAGAGACTCCTCAGCGATGTGATCGGTCTCGAGTGGGAGTATGTGCACGATGAGGCGTGCCGCTGGGAGCACGTGATGAGCGAGCAGGTCGAGCGCAAAATCCTCGACATCTTGGGCCATCCAACAGAATCGCCCTATGGAACGCCGATTCCGAGCCTCGACGACGGCGGGCACTCGCTGTCGACCGTCTTCCTGGCCGGAGTCAAGAATCTCGTCGATCTTGTGGCGGATGCGCCGGAGCCCGTTTCTGCGGACGTTCGCCGGCTGGGCGAGCCGGTGCAGTTCGACCCTGAGCTGCTCGGTCAGCTGCGACAGGCGGGCGTGATTCCCGGTTCGACCGGTACCTTCTCTGCGGCGGCATCTTATGTTCTCGTGCAGATGGACGGCTATGCAGAGGGGTTGGAACTGCCGCACGAAGTGGCGAGCCATATTTTCGTGTCGGCTTGA
- a CDS encoding helicase-associated domain-containing protein, protein MTGTLALALQLGRLGDDELRTVLSTRAFHPARINDLFDLAEALLTPESIQSALARLDRPTLALVFAAAAAADDDVAGIAGTADVRADAATPVAELTSRLARWGATPTTLGSPQMIQVELDHLARLQLIRLSDRGVSVYSAVRQRLAAWPSEGLPSGRDLAATPPPGARTAGGRTTDPGPQPNDRLAAEQGFSAIGATAALLTELSQEPARLLQKGGIAHPDTRRLAAATGLPDDTVATLLWCADKARLTAIDGASLLATHAASEWFGLDTRARWASLANGWRNAMPDDVRRVLTARPHEDWADGLVAFAHWLFPADPKRLARRLETYGSAAALLGISIGTTPTRAGILLLNQGADAASAVIAEHLPAEIDRVYLQPDLTIIAPGPLQPAIDTRLRTFADLESRALASTFRVSAASITRAIAAGEDAAGLRTFLQEISLTGIPQPLDYLLTETAARYGLIRVVAVCPDRRVDQPRSVSLPKGGRLDATDAGGSRARSRIHSADTGLLERLEIDQTLASLGLTRSSDHQLESRFERDVVFWALSDARYPVAAEDTDGTIIALRRRAIAPRTGHRSVDPLGALLARLRASGSPDEEGTLQAWLARQLDAAVHSRSTLIITVAAPGGGEREYTLEPTGLGGGRVRGRDRTVDVERTLPLSSIRGIRTPPGAE, encoded by the coding sequence ATGACCGGAACACTGGCTCTCGCGCTGCAACTCGGTCGGCTCGGAGACGACGAACTTCGAACGGTGCTCAGCACGCGCGCATTCCACCCTGCCCGGATCAACGACCTGTTCGATCTTGCGGAGGCGCTGCTCACGCCGGAGTCGATCCAGTCGGCCCTTGCCAGACTCGACCGGCCGACACTGGCGCTCGTCTTCGCGGCCGCTGCAGCCGCCGATGACGACGTGGCCGGCATCGCCGGCACGGCCGACGTGCGAGCGGATGCCGCCACCCCGGTCGCCGAGCTCACCTCCCGCCTGGCACGCTGGGGCGCCACACCGACCACCCTCGGGTCGCCGCAGATGATCCAAGTCGAGCTGGACCACCTTGCCCGCCTGCAACTCATCCGCCTGAGCGACCGGGGCGTCAGTGTGTACAGTGCGGTGCGTCAGCGGCTTGCTGCCTGGCCGTCCGAAGGGCTGCCGTCGGGCCGCGATCTGGCTGCAACGCCACCGCCGGGCGCGCGCACCGCAGGCGGGCGGACGACGGATCCAGGTCCCCAGCCGAACGACCGGCTCGCGGCCGAGCAGGGCTTCAGCGCCATCGGCGCCACCGCTGCGCTACTGACCGAGCTGTCTCAGGAACCGGCCCGGCTACTGCAAAAGGGCGGGATCGCGCATCCGGACACCCGTCGGCTCGCGGCCGCGACCGGCCTGCCAGACGACACCGTCGCGACGCTCCTCTGGTGTGCGGACAAAGCGCGGCTGACTGCGATCGACGGGGCGTCCCTGCTGGCGACACACGCGGCCTCTGAGTGGTTCGGGCTCGACACCAGAGCGCGCTGGGCGTCGCTGGCCAACGGGTGGCGCAACGCCATGCCCGACGATGTGCGCCGGGTGCTGACGGCTCGCCCGCACGAGGATTGGGCCGACGGCCTGGTCGCATTCGCTCACTGGTTGTTCCCAGCGGATCCGAAGCGGCTGGCGCGCCGACTCGAGACCTACGGCAGCGCGGCGGCGCTGCTCGGCATCAGCATCGGCACGACGCCGACCAGGGCCGGAATCCTGCTGCTGAATCAGGGCGCGGATGCCGCATCCGCCGTGATCGCAGAACACCTGCCTGCAGAGATCGATCGCGTCTACCTGCAACCGGACCTCACGATCATCGCGCCCGGCCCGTTGCAGCCCGCGATCGACACCCGGTTGCGCACGTTCGCGGACCTGGAGAGCCGCGCACTCGCATCCACTTTCCGCGTGTCGGCTGCCAGCATCACCCGGGCGATCGCCGCGGGCGAGGATGCGGCAGGGCTGCGAACGTTCCTGCAGGAGATCTCGCTCACGGGCATCCCGCAGCCGTTGGATTATCTGTTGACCGAGACGGCGGCGCGCTACGGCCTGATCCGGGTTGTCGCGGTGTGCCCCGATCGCCGGGTCGACCAGCCCCGATCCGTCAGCTTGCCGAAGGGCGGCCGCCTCGATGCGACGGATGCCGGCGGCTCACGAGCGCGCAGCCGCATTCACTCCGCGGACACCGGGCTTCTCGAACGACTGGAAATCGACCAGACGCTCGCCTCGCTCGGTCTCACCCGCAGCTCGGACCATCAGCTGGAAAGCAGATTCGAACGCGATGTCGTGTTCTGGGCGCTGTCGGACGCACGCTACCCGGTCGCAGCCGAGGACACTGACGGGACGATCATCGCTCTGCGCCGCCGGGCGATCGCGCCGCGCACTGGGCACCGCAGCGTCGACCCGCTGGGCGCTTTGCTCGCACGCCTGCGCGCATCCGGCTCCCCCGATGAGGAAGGCACCTTGCAAGCCTGGCTCGCTCGGCAGTTGGATGCCGCCGTGCATTCCCGGTCCACGCTGATCATCACCGTCGCCGCGCCGGGCGGTGGCGAGCGCGAATACACACTCGAGCCGACCGGCCTGGGCGGCGGGCGGGTGCGCGGCCGCGATCGCACCGTCGATGTCGAGCGCACGCTGCCGCTGTCAAGCATTCGCGGCATCCGCACGCCACCGGGTGCCGAGTAG
- a CDS encoding DNA repair helicase XPB encodes MSDGPLIVQSDRTVLLEVAHPLADDARHDLSVFAELERAPEHIHTYRITRLGLWNARAAGHQAADMLATLETYSKFPVPQTVSVDIVETVARYGRLTIERDDEGALLLRSDDLAILTEVAGAKRISPLLTGRVDDTTFTVEAWARGQLKQELVKLGWPAEDLAGYTPGTPHPIALVEENWHLRDYQHKAIDNFFGGGSGVVVLPCGAGKTLVGAGAMATAQTTTLVLVTNTVSARQWRAELLKRTTLTAEEIGEYSGQVKEVKPVTIATYQILTAKRKGQYAHLALLDAMDWGLVIYDEVHLLPAPVFKLTAELQARRRLGLTATLVREDGREGDVFSLIGPKRFDAPWKEIEAQGFISPAACYEVRIDLPQSDRLSYAAAADDERYRLAATAPAKLDVVRQLVARHAGERILVIGQYLDQIDELAEALDAPSLTGATPVDERERLYQEFREGRTLVLVVSKVANFSVDLPEATVAIQVSGSFGSRQEEAQRLGRLLRPKESGLSANFYTLVARDTVDQDFAQNRQRFLAEQGYSYTILDAHALAAA; translated from the coding sequence ATGTCTGACGGCCCCCTCATCGTCCAAAGCGACCGCACTGTGCTCCTCGAAGTCGCACACCCGCTGGCGGACGACGCTCGACACGACCTGAGCGTGTTCGCCGAACTGGAACGTGCGCCCGAGCACATCCACACGTACCGGATCACACGGCTCGGGTTGTGGAACGCGCGTGCTGCCGGACATCAGGCAGCCGACATGCTCGCGACGCTGGAGACGTACTCGAAGTTTCCGGTGCCGCAGACGGTCAGCGTCGACATCGTCGAAACCGTCGCACGATACGGTCGGTTGACGATCGAACGCGACGACGAGGGTGCGCTACTGCTGCGCAGCGATGATCTGGCCATCCTGACCGAAGTCGCCGGTGCGAAACGGATCTCCCCACTGTTGACCGGCCGCGTCGACGACACGACGTTCACGGTAGAGGCATGGGCACGCGGGCAACTCAAACAAGAGCTGGTGAAGCTCGGCTGGCCGGCTGAAGACCTCGCGGGCTACACACCGGGCACACCGCATCCGATCGCACTTGTCGAAGAGAACTGGCACCTTCGCGACTATCAGCACAAGGCGATCGACAACTTTTTCGGCGGTGGCTCTGGCGTCGTCGTGCTGCCGTGCGGCGCCGGCAAGACCCTGGTCGGCGCCGGTGCGATGGCCACGGCGCAGACCACGACGCTCGTCCTGGTGACCAACACGGTCTCGGCGCGCCAGTGGCGCGCCGAACTGCTCAAACGCACCACACTGACGGCCGAAGAGATCGGCGAGTACTCCGGGCAGGTCAAAGAGGTCAAGCCTGTGACGATCGCGACCTATCAGATCCTGACCGCGAAACGCAAAGGCCAATACGCACACTTGGCCCTGCTCGACGCGATGGACTGGGGGCTGGTGATTTACGACGAGGTGCACCTGCTGCCCGCGCCGGTGTTCAAACTCACCGCTGAGCTGCAGGCGCGTCGTCGATTGGGCCTGACGGCGACGCTGGTGCGCGAGGACGGACGAGAAGGCGACGTCTTCAGCCTGATCGGGCCGAAACGGTTCGACGCACCGTGGAAGGAGATCGAAGCACAGGGCTTCATCTCACCGGCCGCCTGCTATGAGGTGCGCATCGACTTGCCGCAATCCGATCGGCTCTCCTACGCTGCCGCTGCGGATGACGAACGATACCGTCTCGCTGCGACCGCACCGGCGAAACTGGATGTCGTGCGCCAGTTGGTCGCACGGCACGCCGGTGAGCGCATCCTCGTCATCGGTCAGTACCTCGACCAGATCGATGAGCTGGCCGAAGCGCTGGACGCCCCATCGTTGACCGGGGCGACCCCGGTGGATGAGCGCGAGCGCCTGTACCAGGAGTTCCGCGAGGGGCGCACCCTGGTGCTCGTGGTCTCGAAGGTCGCCAATTTCTCCGTCGATCTGCCGGAGGCGACCGTCGCCATCCAGGTGTCCGGATCGTTCGGCTCACGGCAGGAAGAGGCGCAACGACTCGGTCGGTTGCTGCGCCCGAAGGAATCCGGGCTGTCTGCGAACTTCTACACCCTCGTCGCGCGCGACACCGTCGACCAGGACTTTGCCCAGAATCGGCAACGATTCCTGGCCGAGCAAGGCTACAGCTACACGATTCTGGATGCCCACGCCCTCGCAGCCGCGTAG